Proteins encoded by one window of Paenibacillus urinalis:
- a CDS encoding DegV family protein, whose product MSRIKIFADSTSDLPKEWIHQYDIGIVPLYAVFGDESLKDGVDIVPEELYERVKTEGRLPKTAAPSPADFMACFGPYIDEGYDILFISLSSELSSTYQNALLAASEYPDGRVTVFDSLNLSTGIGLQVIKAVRAVEEGLSVPEIVNRLTQIRPQVDTEFVIDTLDYLYMGGRCSGMQNLIGSLLKIRPVIKVTDGKMTPAYKVRGKREKAMDQMLSNALSKAYEMDNDIIIVVHSMCEDDAPYLQKVLQEKTNAKEVVLATAGCVISSHCGPKTIGIIYTKSY is encoded by the coding sequence ATGTCGCGAATTAAAATTTTTGCGGACAGTACTAGTGATTTGCCAAAAGAATGGATCCATCAGTATGACATTGGCATTGTCCCTCTCTATGCCGTATTCGGAGACGAGTCATTGAAGGATGGAGTGGATATCGTTCCTGAAGAGCTGTACGAACGTGTCAAAACAGAAGGACGGCTACCGAAGACTGCAGCTCCATCACCGGCCGATTTTATGGCCTGTTTTGGCCCTTACATAGATGAAGGCTACGATATTCTATTTATCAGCCTCTCTTCAGAGCTGTCGTCAACCTATCAAAATGCACTGCTGGCTGCTTCAGAATATCCCGATGGCAGAGTTACCGTGTTTGACTCCCTTAATTTATCAACGGGAATCGGTCTTCAGGTGATCAAGGCGGTACGCGCAGTGGAAGAAGGGCTTTCGGTTCCCGAAATTGTGAACCGTCTTACCCAGATCCGACCACAGGTTGATACTGAATTTGTAATTGATACATTAGATTATCTATATATGGGCGGCCGCTGCTCGGGGATGCAAAATTTAATCGGCAGTCTGCTCAAGATTAGACCGGTTATCAAAGTAACGGATGGCAAAATGACACCTGCATACAAGGTCAGAGGCAAACGGGAAAAAGCGATGGATCAGATGCTCTCAAATGCACTGAGCAAAGCATATGAAATGGACAATGATATTATCATCGTTGTTCACTCCATGTGTGAGGATGATGCGCCTTATCTGCAAAAGGTATTGCAGGAAAAAACAAATGCCAAAGAGGTTGTTCTAGCTACTGCAGGTTGTGTTATTTCCAGTCATTGCGGACCTAAAACCATTGGTATCATCTACACTAAATCATATTAA
- a CDS encoding glycoside hydrolase family 88/105 protein: MDIIWSTRILDSFMNRNKQLPWGDFHSRLHWNYENGCMMTAVERVWRATNDPIYFDYLKTNMDLFIQDDGHIHTYRLNEYNVDQLNQGKTLFTLYEEMGDEKYRIAIEHLMTQLRSHPRTAEGGLWHKKIYPFQMWLDGVYMACPLMTAYADLIGANEWFDEAVHEILLMEKVSRDPETGLLYHAYDESREQAWADSITGCSPHFWGRALGWYVMAITDVLDTLPLDHPKRGQVIGIFYRVCEAIMKVQDEATGLWYQVLNLPEQEGNYLEASASSMFVCALAKGARLGYLGSHALEAARRGHEGIVRQFVKAREDGSYALEGICKVAGLGGQPYRDGSFEYYIGEPQRTDDPKGLAPFVMACLELEAQLTEITV; this comes from the coding sequence TTGGATATCATTTGGTCTACTCGGATATTGGATTCATTCATGAACCGTAACAAGCAATTGCCATGGGGGGATTTTCATTCAAGGCTGCACTGGAATTATGAAAATGGCTGCATGATGACCGCTGTTGAACGAGTATGGCGGGCGACGAACGACCCTATCTATTTTGATTACCTCAAAACGAACATGGATCTATTCATTCAGGATGACGGCCATATTCATACATATCGTTTGAATGAATACAATGTGGATCAATTGAATCAAGGGAAGACATTGTTTACTCTGTACGAAGAAATGGGTGATGAGAAATATCGAATCGCGATCGAGCACCTGATGACACAGCTAAGAAGCCATCCTCGAACGGCCGAAGGAGGACTATGGCATAAGAAAATCTATCCGTTCCAAATGTGGCTGGATGGCGTTTATATGGCCTGTCCGTTGATGACGGCTTATGCAGATCTGATTGGTGCAAATGAATGGTTTGACGAGGCTGTGCATGAAATTTTGTTGATGGAAAAAGTATCACGAGATCCAGAAACTGGATTACTATATCATGCTTATGATGAGAGCAGGGAACAGGCTTGGGCCGATTCAATCACAGGCTGCTCTCCGCACTTCTGGGGAAGAGCTCTCGGCTGGTATGTAATGGCGATCACCGATGTGCTCGATACATTGCCCTTGGATCATCCTAAACGCGGTCAGGTCATCGGCATCTTCTATCGGGTGTGTGAGGCAATCATGAAGGTGCAGGATGAGGCGACTGGCTTATGGTATCAAGTACTGAATCTGCCTGAGCAAGAAGGCAACTACTTGGAGGCATCTGCCTCCTCAATGTTTGTATGTGCACTCGCAAAAGGGGCCCGTCTTGGTTATTTGGGCAGTCATGCATTGGAGGCTGCTCGGAGGGGACATGAAGGCATCGTTCGCCAGTTTGTTAAAGCACGTGAGGATGGTTCTTACGCATTGGAAGGCATATGCAAGGTAGCTGGTCTCGGCGGTCAGCCGTATAGGGATGGATCATTCGAATACTATATTGGAGAACCGCAGCGTACGGATGATCCTAAAGGATTAGCTCCATTTGTTATGGCATGTCTCGAGCTCGAGGCACAATTGACCGAAATAACAGTATAG